One Colius striatus isolate bColStr4 chromosome 7, bColStr4.1.hap1, whole genome shotgun sequence DNA segment encodes these proteins:
- the POLD4 gene encoding DNA polymerase delta subunit 4, with amino-acid sequence METLRRITDSFPRRRRPGRTPGKAKGKAKGKGKGKSKSKARPRDPSPAAPADPELLDMLRRFDLAWEYGPCTGITRLQRWERAQALGLNPPASVRDVLLEHRDRPDVTYCLWHEYPL; translated from the exons ATGGAGACGCTCCGGCGCATCACCGACTCCTTCCCGCGACGGCGGCGACCGGGACGGACCCCGGGCAAAGCCAAGGGCAAGGCCAAgggcaaaggcaaaggcaaaagCAAGAGTAAAGCCCGTCCCCGCGATccctcccccgccgcccccgcggACCCGGAGCTCCTGGACATGCTGCGACGCTTCGACCTGGCTTGGGAGTACGGGCCGTGCACCG GCATCACCCGGCTGCAGCGCTGGGAGCGGGCGCAGGCGCTGGGGCTGAACCCCCCGGCCTCGGTGCGCGACGTCCTCCTGGAGCACCGCGACCGCCCCGACGTCACCTACTG CCTCTGGCACGAGTACCCGCTCTGA
- the SSH3 gene encoding protein phosphatase Slingshot homolog 3 isoform X2 produces the protein MALVTVRREAGAGGGPAEEDVPRRRQLQRRQSFVLVKGAALLLPAEEPPPAEPPPAEPPPAEPPPGKPPSQGPGQQEQHLQLMMQLLRPQDAIRLAVRLESARARRVRYLLVVRPEETGAEGQTVLLGVDFAHEGAACCTLGMVLPLWSDTQVFLDGDGGFSVTSGGETRIFKPISVQTMWAVLQELHRACEDASRGGHIPGGPALAWAGDYAAAVASEQSCRNEWLAMADLESVRPASPPQRRAAGPELSEQTVRALLRDVMASADLENVTSKEVREELERRTGHSLAQHKDFIDNEMLLVLAQMDRPSRIFPHLYLGSEWNAANLEELQQNRVTHILNVAREIDNFFPALFTYMNVRVYDEETAQLLPHWNDTFLFLSHVRAVGGRALVHCRMGLSRSAATVLAYAMKELGWPLERALRHVRRCRPGVLPNPGFMRQLDFYQGILRASRHSSLWEPRPTAEPRDAPEPAPDDEGGPSPPLSPLPLQETSAGGLLGTSRRPRISLCAVMRSISQLEPPEEPLDGEVFTAVEAAEEPGGAAPGARPSSRPRRVVRQASLDSGPEPTDSHIPAATTCEPVPQCPSTPPLTP, from the exons ATGGCGCTGGTGACCGTGCGGCGggaggcgggggcgggcgggggcccCGCG GAGGAAGATGTGCCCAGGCGCCGGCAGCTGCAGCGGCG GCAGAGCTTCGTCTTGGTCAAAGGGGCCGCCCTGCTGCTGCCGGCCGAGGAGCCCCCCCCAGCTGAACCCCCTCCAGCTGAGCCCCCGCCCGCCGAGCCCCCCCCGGGCAAACCCCCCAGCCAGGGCCCGGGACAGCAGGAGCAACATCTGCAGCTGATGATGCAGCTGCTGCGCCCACAGGATGCCATTCGGCTG GCAGTGCGGCTGGAGTCGGCGCGGGCACGGCGGGTGCGGTACCTGCTGGTGGTGCGGCCCGAGGAGACAGGAGCCGAGGGGCAGAcggtgctgctgggggtggacTTTGCCCATGAGGG aGCCGCCTGCTGCACCCTGGGCATGGTGCTGCCCCTCTGGAGTGACACACAGGTCTTCCTCGATGGCGATGG GGGCTTCAGCGTGACATCAGGGGGAGAGACCCGCATCTTCAAACCCATCTCTGTCCAGACCATGTG GGccgtgctgcaggagctgcaccGCGCCTGCGAGGACGCGTCCCGCGGCGGGCACATCCCCGGCGGGCCGGCGCTCGCCTGGGCCGGCGACTACGCGGCGGCCGTGGCGTCGGAGCAGAGCTGCCGGAACGAGTGGCTGGCCATGGCCGACCTGGAGTCCGTGCGGCCCGCCTCGCCGCCGCAGCGCCG AGCGGCGGGACCGGAGCTGTCGGAGCAGACGGTGCGGGCGCTGCTGCGGGACGTGATGGCCAGCGCCGACCTGGAGAACGTCACGTCCAAGGAG GTGCGGGAGGAGCTGGAGCGGCgcacgggacacagcctggcacagcacaaGGATTTCATCGACAACGagatgctgctggtgctggcGCAGATGGACCGGCCCTCCCGCATCTTCCCGCACCTCTACCTG GGCTCCGAGTGGAACGCGGCCAacctggaggagctgcagcagaaccG AGTCACCCACATCCTGAACGTGGCACGAGAGATCGACAACTTCTTCCCGGCGCTGTTCACCTACATGAACGTGAGGGTGTATGACGAGGAGAcggcccagctcctgccccactgGAACgacaccttcctcttcctctcccatgTCCG GGCCGTCGGGGGCCGAGCGCTGGTGCATTGCCGCATGGGGCTGAGCCGCTCGGCGGCCACGGTGCTGGCGTACGCCATGAAGGAGCTGGGGTGGCCGCTGGAGCGGGCGCTGCGGCACGTCCGGCGCTGCCGCCCCGGCGTCCTGCCCAACCCCGGCTTCATGCGCCAGCTCGACTTCTACCAGGGCATCCTGCGCGCCAG CCggcacagcagcctgtgggAGCCGAGGCCGACGGCCGAGCCCCGGGACGCTCCCGAGCCCGCCCCCGACGACGAGGGAGGCCCGTCCCCGCCCCTCTCCCCGCTGCCCCTCCAGGAGACCAGCGcgggggggctgctggggaccTCCCGCCGCCCCCGGATCTCCCTCTGCGCCGTCATGCGCAGCATCAGCCAGCTCGAGCCCCCCGAGGAGCCCCTGGACGGGGAA gtGTTCACAGCCGTGGAGGCAGCGGAGGAGCCGGGGGGTGCAGCCCCAGGGGCACGACCCTCCTCCCGGCCCCGACGGGTGGTCCGACAGGCCAGCCTGGACAGCGGCCCTGAGCCCACTGACAGCCACATCCCAGCTGCCACCACTTGTGAGCCTGTCCCCCAATGCCCCTCCACGCCACCGCTCACCCCCTAA
- the SSH3 gene encoding protein phosphatase Slingshot homolog 3 isoform X3 encodes MLRSVPRGHAPPGGTGPPTHALQEEDVPRRRQLQRRQSFVLVKGAALLLPAEEPPPAEPPPAEPPPAEPPPGKPPSQGPGQQEQHLQLMMQLLRPQDAIRLAVRLESARARRVRYLLVVRPEETGAEGQTVLLGVDFAHEGAACCTLGMVLPLWSDTQVFLDGDGGFSVTSGGETRIFKPISVQTMWAVLQELHRACEDASRGGHIPGGPALAWAGDYAAAVASEQSCRNEWLAMADLESVRPASPPQRRAAGPELSEQTVRALLRDVMASADLENVTSKEVREELERRTGHSLAQHKDFIDNEMLLVLAQMDRPSRIFPHLYLGSEWNAANLEELQQNRVTHILNVAREIDNFFPALFTYMNVRVYDEETAQLLPHWNDTFLFLSHVRRHSSLWEPRPTAEPRDAPEPAPDDEGGPSPPLSPLPLQETSAGGLLGTSRRPRISLCAVMRSISQLEPPEEPLDGEVFTAVEAAEEPGGAAPGARPSSRPRRVVRQASLDSGPEPTDSHIPAATTCEPVPQCPSTPPLTP; translated from the exons ATGCTCCGGTCCGTGCCCCGGGGTCATGCTCCTCCCGGGGGCACGGGCCCCCCGACCCATGCGTTGCAGGAGGAAGATGTGCCCAGGCGCCGGCAGCTGCAGCGGCG GCAGAGCTTCGTCTTGGTCAAAGGGGCCGCCCTGCTGCTGCCGGCCGAGGAGCCCCCCCCAGCTGAACCCCCTCCAGCTGAGCCCCCGCCCGCCGAGCCCCCCCCGGGCAAACCCCCCAGCCAGGGCCCGGGACAGCAGGAGCAACATCTGCAGCTGATGATGCAGCTGCTGCGCCCACAGGATGCCATTCGGCTG GCAGTGCGGCTGGAGTCGGCGCGGGCACGGCGGGTGCGGTACCTGCTGGTGGTGCGGCCCGAGGAGACAGGAGCCGAGGGGCAGAcggtgctgctgggggtggacTTTGCCCATGAGGG aGCCGCCTGCTGCACCCTGGGCATGGTGCTGCCCCTCTGGAGTGACACACAGGTCTTCCTCGATGGCGATGG GGGCTTCAGCGTGACATCAGGGGGAGAGACCCGCATCTTCAAACCCATCTCTGTCCAGACCATGTG GGccgtgctgcaggagctgcaccGCGCCTGCGAGGACGCGTCCCGCGGCGGGCACATCCCCGGCGGGCCGGCGCTCGCCTGGGCCGGCGACTACGCGGCGGCCGTGGCGTCGGAGCAGAGCTGCCGGAACGAGTGGCTGGCCATGGCCGACCTGGAGTCCGTGCGGCCCGCCTCGCCGCCGCAGCGCCG AGCGGCGGGACCGGAGCTGTCGGAGCAGACGGTGCGGGCGCTGCTGCGGGACGTGATGGCCAGCGCCGACCTGGAGAACGTCACGTCCAAGGAG GTGCGGGAGGAGCTGGAGCGGCgcacgggacacagcctggcacagcacaaGGATTTCATCGACAACGagatgctgctggtgctggcGCAGATGGACCGGCCCTCCCGCATCTTCCCGCACCTCTACCTG GGCTCCGAGTGGAACGCGGCCAacctggaggagctgcagcagaaccG AGTCACCCACATCCTGAACGTGGCACGAGAGATCGACAACTTCTTCCCGGCGCTGTTCACCTACATGAACGTGAGGGTGTATGACGAGGAGAcggcccagctcctgccccactgGAACgacaccttcctcttcctctcccatgTCCG CCggcacagcagcctgtgggAGCCGAGGCCGACGGCCGAGCCCCGGGACGCTCCCGAGCCCGCCCCCGACGACGAGGGAGGCCCGTCCCCGCCCCTCTCCCCGCTGCCCCTCCAGGAGACCAGCGcgggggggctgctggggaccTCCCGCCGCCCCCGGATCTCCCTCTGCGCCGTCATGCGCAGCATCAGCCAGCTCGAGCCCCCCGAGGAGCCCCTGGACGGGGAA gtGTTCACAGCCGTGGAGGCAGCGGAGGAGCCGGGGGGTGCAGCCCCAGGGGCACGACCCTCCTCCCGGCCCCGACGGGTGGTCCGACAGGCCAGCCTGGACAGCGGCCCTGAGCCCACTGACAGCCACATCCCAGCTGCCACCACTTGTGAGCCTGTCCCCCAATGCCCCTCCACGCCACCGCTCACCCCCTAA
- the SSH3 gene encoding protein phosphatase Slingshot homolog 3 isoform X1: MLRSVPRGHAPPGGTGPPTHALQEEDVPRRRQLQRRQSFVLVKGAALLLPAEEPPPAEPPPAEPPPAEPPPGKPPSQGPGQQEQHLQLMMQLLRPQDAIRLAVRLESARARRVRYLLVVRPEETGAEGQTVLLGVDFAHEGAACCTLGMVLPLWSDTQVFLDGDGGFSVTSGGETRIFKPISVQTMWAVLQELHRACEDASRGGHIPGGPALAWAGDYAAAVASEQSCRNEWLAMADLESVRPASPPQRRAAGPELSEQTVRALLRDVMASADLENVTSKEVREELERRTGHSLAQHKDFIDNEMLLVLAQMDRPSRIFPHLYLGSEWNAANLEELQQNRVTHILNVAREIDNFFPALFTYMNVRVYDEETAQLLPHWNDTFLFLSHVRAVGGRALVHCRMGLSRSAATVLAYAMKELGWPLERALRHVRRCRPGVLPNPGFMRQLDFYQGILRASRHSSLWEPRPTAEPRDAPEPAPDDEGGPSPPLSPLPLQETSAGGLLGTSRRPRISLCAVMRSISQLEPPEEPLDGEVFTAVEAAEEPGGAAPGARPSSRPRRVVRQASLDSGPEPTDSHIPAATTCEPVPQCPSTPPLTP, from the exons ATGCTCCGGTCCGTGCCCCGGGGTCATGCTCCTCCCGGGGGCACGGGCCCCCCGACCCATGCGTTGCAGGAGGAAGATGTGCCCAGGCGCCGGCAGCTGCAGCGGCG GCAGAGCTTCGTCTTGGTCAAAGGGGCCGCCCTGCTGCTGCCGGCCGAGGAGCCCCCCCCAGCTGAACCCCCTCCAGCTGAGCCCCCGCCCGCCGAGCCCCCCCCGGGCAAACCCCCCAGCCAGGGCCCGGGACAGCAGGAGCAACATCTGCAGCTGATGATGCAGCTGCTGCGCCCACAGGATGCCATTCGGCTG GCAGTGCGGCTGGAGTCGGCGCGGGCACGGCGGGTGCGGTACCTGCTGGTGGTGCGGCCCGAGGAGACAGGAGCCGAGGGGCAGAcggtgctgctgggggtggacTTTGCCCATGAGGG aGCCGCCTGCTGCACCCTGGGCATGGTGCTGCCCCTCTGGAGTGACACACAGGTCTTCCTCGATGGCGATGG GGGCTTCAGCGTGACATCAGGGGGAGAGACCCGCATCTTCAAACCCATCTCTGTCCAGACCATGTG GGccgtgctgcaggagctgcaccGCGCCTGCGAGGACGCGTCCCGCGGCGGGCACATCCCCGGCGGGCCGGCGCTCGCCTGGGCCGGCGACTACGCGGCGGCCGTGGCGTCGGAGCAGAGCTGCCGGAACGAGTGGCTGGCCATGGCCGACCTGGAGTCCGTGCGGCCCGCCTCGCCGCCGCAGCGCCG AGCGGCGGGACCGGAGCTGTCGGAGCAGACGGTGCGGGCGCTGCTGCGGGACGTGATGGCCAGCGCCGACCTGGAGAACGTCACGTCCAAGGAG GTGCGGGAGGAGCTGGAGCGGCgcacgggacacagcctggcacagcacaaGGATTTCATCGACAACGagatgctgctggtgctggcGCAGATGGACCGGCCCTCCCGCATCTTCCCGCACCTCTACCTG GGCTCCGAGTGGAACGCGGCCAacctggaggagctgcagcagaaccG AGTCACCCACATCCTGAACGTGGCACGAGAGATCGACAACTTCTTCCCGGCGCTGTTCACCTACATGAACGTGAGGGTGTATGACGAGGAGAcggcccagctcctgccccactgGAACgacaccttcctcttcctctcccatgTCCG GGCCGTCGGGGGCCGAGCGCTGGTGCATTGCCGCATGGGGCTGAGCCGCTCGGCGGCCACGGTGCTGGCGTACGCCATGAAGGAGCTGGGGTGGCCGCTGGAGCGGGCGCTGCGGCACGTCCGGCGCTGCCGCCCCGGCGTCCTGCCCAACCCCGGCTTCATGCGCCAGCTCGACTTCTACCAGGGCATCCTGCGCGCCAG CCggcacagcagcctgtgggAGCCGAGGCCGACGGCCGAGCCCCGGGACGCTCCCGAGCCCGCCCCCGACGACGAGGGAGGCCCGTCCCCGCCCCTCTCCCCGCTGCCCCTCCAGGAGACCAGCGcgggggggctgctggggaccTCCCGCCGCCCCCGGATCTCCCTCTGCGCCGTCATGCGCAGCATCAGCCAGCTCGAGCCCCCCGAGGAGCCCCTGGACGGGGAA gtGTTCACAGCCGTGGAGGCAGCGGAGGAGCCGGGGGGTGCAGCCCCAGGGGCACGACCCTCCTCCCGGCCCCGACGGGTGGTCCGACAGGCCAGCCTGGACAGCGGCCCTGAGCCCACTGACAGCCACATCCCAGCTGCCACCACTTGTGAGCCTGTCCCCCAATGCCCCTCCACGCCACCGCTCACCCCCTAA
- the ANKRD13D gene encoding ankyrin repeat domain-containing protein 13D: protein MERPADTFPLHRLVWHNRHQALDSALRAGTHDVELTDPRGRTPLELAVSLGHLESARVLLRHNANVSRENASGWTVLQEAVSTGDPEMVQLVLQYRDYQRATRRLAGIPELLSKLRRASDFYVEMKWEFTSWVPLVSKVCPSDVYRVWKRGESLRVDTTLLGFEHMTWQRGRRSYIFKGEEEGAVVMEVDHDKQVVYTETLALALHEPELLLAAMQPSEEHVAGRLTSPIVSTHLDTRNIAFERNKSGIWGWRSEKMEVVSGYEAKVYSASNVELVTKTRTEHLSDQDKSRSKGSKTPFHSFLGIAQQHSTHNGAPVLQAASPTNPTAITPEEYFDPHFDLETRNIGRPIEMSSKVQRFKATLWLCEQHPLSLAEQVTPIIDLMAISNAHFAKLRDFITLKLPPGFPVKIEIPLFHVLNARITFSNLCGCDQPLGSVRVGAPPQPPGTHPPGPRGWPFPCEVEPGVFEVPAGYTVLGAGRSEPLRDEDDDLLQFAIQQSLLDAGTETDQVTIWEALTNTRPGAEPPPYDEELQLERALQESMLLQAGPSAHSPPAAQTPPGAGGGDGDPPAPPGYGSSFAEQLRLAMALSEREQEERERRRRQEDEELQRILRLSLTDK from the exons ATGGAGCGACCCGCCGACACCTTCCCGCTGCACCGCCTCGTCTGGCACAACCGGCACCAGGCGCTGGACAGCGCCCTGCGCGCCGGAACG CACGACGTGGAGCTGACGGACCCCCGCGGGAGGACCCCGCTGGAGCTGGCCGTGTCCCTGGGCCACCTGGAGTCCGCGCGGGTGCTGCTGCGGCACAACGCCAACGTGAGCCGGGAGAACGCCAGCGGCTGGACGG TGCTGCAGGAAGCCGTGAGCACGGGTGACCCCGAGATGGTGCAGCTGGTGCTCCAGTACCGCGACTACCAGCGGGCGACGCGGCGGCTCGCCGGCATCCCCGAGCTGCTCAGCAAACTGCGCCGG GCATCCGACTTCTACGTGGAGATGAAGTGGGAGTTCACCAGCTGGG TGCCACTGGTGTCCAAGGTGTGCCCCAGCGACGTGTACCGCGTGTGGAAGCGGGGCGAGAGCCTGCGGGTTGACACCACGCTGCTGGGCTTCGAGCACATGACGTGGCAGCGCGGCCGCCGCAGCTACATCTTCAAAGGGGAAG AGGAGGGGGCGGTGGTGATGGAGGTGGACCACGACAAGCAGGTCGTTTACACCGAGACGCTGGCGCTGGCCCTGCACGAGCCCGAGCTGCTGCTGGCGGCCATGCAGCCCTCCGAGGAGCACGTGGCCGGCCGCCTCACCTCCCCCATCGTCTCCACGCACCTCGACACCCGCAACATCGCCTTCGAGAG GAACAAGTCGGGGATCTGGGGCTGGCGCTCGGAGAAGATGGAGGTGGTCAGCGGCTACGAGGCCAag GTGTACAGCGCCAGTAACGTGGAGCTGGTGACCAAAACGCGGACGGAGCATCTCTCCGACCAGGACAAGTCGCGCAGCAAAG gCTCCAAGACCCCCTTCCACTCCTTCCTGGGCAtcgcacagcagcacagcacccacAACGGG GCACCtgtgctgcaggctgccagCCCCACCAACCCCACAGCCATCACCCCTGAGGAGTATTTCGACCCCCACTTTGACCTGGAGACCCGCAACATCGGGCGCCCCATCGAGATGTCCAGTAAGGTGCAGAG GTTCAAGGCGACGCTGTGGCTGTGCGAGCAGCACCCGCTGTCGCTGGCGGAGCAGGTGACGCCCATCATCGACCTCATGGCCATCTCCAACGCCCACTTCGCCAAGCTGCGCGACTTCATCACCCTCAAGCTGCCGCCGGGCTTCCCGGTCAAGATCG AGATCCCCCTTTTCCACGTGCTCAACGCCCGCATCACCTTCAGCAACCTCTGCGGGTGCGACCAGCCGCTGGGCTCCGTGCGGGTGGGAgcccccccgcagccccccggcaCCCACCCGCCCGGCCCcagag GCTGGCCCTTCCCGTGCGAGGTGGAGCCGGGGGTGTTCGAGGTGCCGGCGGGGTACACGGTGCTGGGCGCGGGACGCAGCGAGCCCCTGCGGGACGAGGACGACGACCTGCTGCAGTTTGCCATCCAGCAGAGCCTGCTGGACGCCGGCACAGAGACCGACCAG GTGACTATCTGGGAGGCCCTGACCAACACTCGCCCCGGAGCCGAGCCCCCCCCTTACGacgaggagctgcagctggagcg ggctctgcaggaGAGCATGCTGTTGCAGGCCGGCCCCAGCGCCCACTCCCCCCCGGCTGCACAGACGCCCCCCGGAGCGGGCGGAGGCGACGGGGACCCCCCGGCCCCCCCCGGCTACGGCAGCAGCTTCGCGGAGCAGCTGCGCTTGGCCATGGCGCTGTCGGAGCGCGAGCAGGAGGAGCGGGAGCGGCGTCGGCGCCAGGaggatgaggagctgcagcGCATCCTGCGCCTCTCCCTCACCGACAAGTAG